The following are from one region of the Streptococcus sp. 1643 genome:
- a CDS encoding beta-galactosidase family protein, with protein MTRFKIEDDFYLDGKPFKILSGAIHYFRIPAEDWYHSLYNLKALGFNTVETYVAWNLHEPVEGEFDFEGARNLERFLQIAQDLGLYAIVRPSPFICAEWEFGGLPAWLLTKGVRIRSSDPAYIEAVARYYDQLLPRLVPRLLDNGGNILMMQVENEYGSYGEDKSYLRAIRKLMEDRGIDCPLFTSDGPWRATLKAGTLIEDDLFVTGNFGSKAPYNFSQMQEFFDEYGKKWPLMCMEFWDGWFNRWKEPIITRDPKELAEAVREVLEQGSINLYMFHGGTNFGFMNGCSARGTLDLPQVTSYDYDALLDEEGNPTAKYLAVKKMMATHFPEYPQLEPLYKESMEIGSIPLVEKVSLFETLDNLSSPTESLYPKAMEELGQSYGYLLYRTEASWDAEEERLRIIDGRDRAQLFVDGQWIATQYQTEIGEDIYCKGNREGFSEIDILIENMGRVNYGHKFLADTQRKGIRTGVCKDLHFMLNWKQYPLPLDNPEKIDFSKGWTEGQPAFYAFDFTVEEPKDTYLDLSEFGKGVAFVNGRHLGRFWNVGPTLSLYIPHSYLKQGDNRIIIFETEGEYKEEIHLTRKPTLKHIKGENL; from the coding sequence ATGACAAGATTTAAAATTGAGGACGATTTCTATTTAGACGGAAAACCGTTCAAGATTTTATCCGGCGCCATTCATTATTTTAGGATTCCAGCAGAGGATTGGTATCATTCGCTCTATAACTTAAAGGCGCTTGGCTTTAATACAGTCGAGACTTATGTGGCTTGGAATTTACACGAACCTGTTGAAGGGGAGTTTGATTTTGAAGGTGCCAGAAATTTGGAGAGATTTCTTCAAATTGCACAAGATCTGGGTCTCTATGCCATTGTACGCCCGTCTCCATTTATCTGCGCGGAATGGGAATTTGGTGGCTTGCCGGCTTGGCTCTTGACAAAGGGCGTGCGAATTCGCTCGTCCGACCCGGCCTACATCGAGGCTGTTGCTCGCTATTATGACCAATTATTGCCAAGGCTTGTGCCTCGCTTGTTGGATAATGGCGGAAACATTCTTATGATGCAAGTCGAAAATGAATATGGCTCTTATGGAGAAGATAAGTCTTATCTACGAGCGATTCGGAAATTGATGGAAGACCGAGGGATTGATTGCCCACTCTTTACTTCAGATGGTCCATGGAGGGCTACTCTGAAAGCCGGAACCTTGATCGAAGACGATCTCTTTGTGACAGGGAACTTCGGTTCTAAAGCTCCATACAACTTCTCACAAATGCAAGAATTCTTTGATGAGTATGGCAAAAAATGGCCCCTCATGTGTATGGAATTCTGGGATGGCTGGTTCAACCGTTGGAAAGAACCCATCATCACTCGTGATCCTAAAGAATTGGCAGAAGCTGTTCGAGAGGTATTGGAGCAAGGCTCTATCAACCTTTACATGTTCCATGGAGGGACAAACTTTGGTTTCATGAATGGTTGCTCGGCTCGAGGAACTCTGGATTTGCCACAAGTCACATCTTATGACTATGATGCCCTTCTCGATGAAGAAGGAAATCCAACTGCTAAATACTTAGCAGTCAAGAAGATGATGGCAACCCACTTCCCAGAGTATCCACAGTTGGAACCACTCTATAAGGAAAGCATGGAGATAGGGTCCATTCCATTGGTCGAAAAAGTTTCCTTGTTTGAAACCCTGGATAATCTCTCTAGTCCTACTGAAAGCCTCTATCCAAAAGCGATGGAAGAACTTGGTCAAAGTTATGGCTACCTTCTCTACCGCACTGAGGCAAGTTGGGATGCAGAAGAGGAACGTCTCCGTATCATCGATGGACGTGACCGAGCTCAACTCTTTGTAGATGGTCAATGGATTGCTACTCAATACCAGACAGAGATTGGTGAAGATATCTACTGTAAGGGCAACCGAGAAGGCTTTTCAGAAATTGACATCTTGATCGAAAATATGGGGCGTGTCAACTACGGTCATAAGTTCTTGGCAGATACGCAGCGTAAAGGAATTCGTACAGGTGTCTGCAAGGATCTACACTTCATGTTAAATTGGAAACAATATCCACTTCCGTTGGATAATCCTGAGAAAATTGATTTTTCAAAAGGATGGACAGAAGGACAACCGGCCTTTTACGCTTTCGACTTTACCGTTGAAGAGCCTAAGGATACCTACTTAGATTTATCTGAGTTTGGTAAGGGAGTTGCCTTTGTCAACGGGCGTCACCTAGGACGTTTCTGGAATGTCGGCCCGACCCTCTCACTTTATATCCCTCATAGCTATCTCAAGCAAGGTGATAACCGCATCATCATCTTTGAAACTGAAGGTGAATATAAAGAAGAGATTCATTTAACTCGTAAACCTACACTAAAACACATAAAGGGGGAAAACTTATGA
- a CDS encoding PTS system mannose/fructose/N-acetylgalactosamine-transporter subunit IIB, whose product MTIVGCRIDGRLIHGQVANLWAGKLNVSRIMVVDDEVVNNDIEKSGLKLATPPGVKLSILPVEKAAANILAGKYDSQRLFIVARKPDRFLGLVEAGVPLETLNVGNMSQTPETRSITRSINVVDKDVEDFHKLAEKGVKLTAQMVPNDPVSDFLSLLK is encoded by the coding sequence ATGACAATTGTAGGATGCCGTATCGATGGACGTTTGATCCACGGTCAAGTAGCCAATCTTTGGGCTGGAAAATTAAATGTTTCACGCATTATGGTTGTAGACGACGAAGTTGTTAACAACGATATTGAAAAGAGTGGTTTGAAGCTTGCGACACCACCAGGTGTGAAACTCAGTATCTTGCCAGTTGAGAAAGCAGCAGCAAATATCCTTGCTGGTAAATACGATAGCCAACGTCTCTTTATCGTTGCACGTAAACCAGACCGTTTCCTTGGTTTGGTCGAAGCAGGTGTTCCGCTTGAAACACTTAACGTCGGCAATATGTCTCAAACACCAGAAACTCGCTCTATCACGCGTTCTATCAACGTGGTAGACAAGGATGTGGAAGACTTCCACAAACTGGCAGAAAAAGGTGTTAAACTCACTGCTCAAATGGTTCCAAACGATCCCGTATCAGACTTTTTGAGCTTATTAAAATAG
- a CDS encoding PTS mannose/fructose/sorbose/N-acetylgalactosamine transporter subunit IIC, giving the protein MIQWWQILLLTLYSAYQICDELTIVSSAGSPVFAGFITGLIMGDVTTGLFIGGNLQLFVLGVGTFGGASRIDATSGAVLATAFSISQGIDTDLAITTIAVPVAALLTYFDVLGRMTTTFFAHRIDAAIERFDYNGIERNYLLGALPWALSRALPVFFALAFGGEFVQGVVNLVKEYQWVADGLTLAGRMLPGLGFAILLRYLPVKRNLHYLAMGFGLTAMLTVLYSYVTGLGGAVAGILGTLPADVAEKIGFANNFKGLSMIGISIVGIFLAVVHFKNSQKVAVAAPSTPSESGEIEDDEF; this is encoded by the coding sequence ATGATACAATGGTGGCAAATTTTACTTCTCACTTTGTACTCAGCTTATCAAATCTGTGATGAGTTGACAATCGTTTCATCTGCAGGTTCCCCTGTATTCGCTGGTTTCATTACTGGTTTGATCATGGGAGATGTGACAACTGGTTTGTTTATCGGTGGTAACTTGCAGTTGTTCGTTCTCGGGGTTGGTACCTTCGGTGGTGCTTCTCGTATCGACGCAACTTCTGGTGCGGTTCTTGCAACAGCATTCTCTATCTCTCAAGGTATTGATACAGACCTTGCGATTACAACAATCGCTGTACCAGTAGCAGCACTTTTGACATACTTCGACGTTCTTGGACGTATGACAACTACTTTCTTTGCACACCGTATTGATGCTGCGATCGAACGCTTTGACTACAATGGTATCGAACGCAACTACCTACTTGGTGCGCTTCCATGGGCTCTTTCTCGTGCCCTTCCAGTATTCTTCGCCCTTGCTTTTGGTGGAGAATTCGTACAAGGTGTTGTAAACCTTGTTAAAGAATACCAATGGGTTGCAGACGGTTTGACACTTGCAGGTCGTATGCTTCCAGGTCTTGGATTTGCAATCTTGCTTCGTTACCTTCCAGTTAAACGTAACCTTCACTACCTTGCAATGGGATTCGGTTTGACAGCTATGTTGACTGTTCTTTACTCATATGTAACAGGTCTTGGTGGCGCTGTTGCGGGTATCCTTGGTACTCTTCCTGCTGATGTTGCTGAAAAGATTGGCTTTGCTAACAACTTCAAAGGTTTGTCTATGATCGGTATCTCTATCGTAGGTATCTTCCTTGCAGTTGTTCACTTTAAGAACAGCCAAAAAGTAGCTGTAGCAGCACCTTCTACACCATCAGAAAGTGGGGAAATCGAAGATGACGAATTCTAA
- a CDS encoding PTS system mannose/fructose/sorbose family transporter subunit IID — MTNSNYKLTKEDFNQINKRSLFTFQLGWNYERMQASGYLYMILPQLRKMYGDGTPELKEMMKVHTQFFNTSPFFHTIIAGFDLAMEEKDGVGSKDAVNGIKTGLMGPFAPLGDTIFGSLVPAIMGSIAATMAIAGQPWGIFLWIAVAVAYDIFRWKQLEFAYKEGVNLINNMQSTLTALIDAASVLGVFMMGALVATMINFDISYKLPIGEKMIDFQDILNSIFPRLLPAIFTAFIFWLLGKKGMNSTKAIGIIIVLAVGLSFIGKFLLGMGA, encoded by the coding sequence ATGACGAATTCTAATTACAAACTTACAAAAGAAGATTTTAATCAAATCAACAAACGTAGCTTGTTTACTTTCCAATTAGGTTGGAACTACGAACGTATGCAAGCTTCTGGTTACCTTTACATGATCTTGCCTCAATTGCGTAAAATGTATGGGGATGGAACTCCTGAATTGAAAGAAATGATGAAAGTTCATACTCAATTCTTCAATACTTCACCATTCTTCCACACAATTATCGCTGGTTTTGACCTTGCCATGGAAGAAAAAGATGGTGTGGGTTCAAAAGATGCCGTTAACGGTATCAAGACAGGTTTGATGGGACCATTTGCTCCTCTTGGAGATACAATCTTTGGTTCACTTGTACCTGCTATCATGGGATCTATCGCAGCAACTATGGCTATCGCTGGCCAACCATGGGGTATCTTCCTTTGGATCGCAGTTGCAGTTGCTTATGACATCTTCCGTTGGAAACAATTGGAATTTGCCTACAAAGAAGGGGTTAACCTTATCAACAACATGCAAAGTACTTTGACAGCTTTGATTGATGCTGCATCTGTACTTGGTGTCTTCATGATGGGTGCTCTTGTAGCAACAATGATCAACTTTGACATTTCTTACAAATTGCCAATCGGTGAAAAGATGATTGACTTCCAAGACATCTTGAACTCAATCTTCCCACGCTTGCTTCCAGCAATCTTTACTGCCTTTATCTTCTGGTTGCTTGGTAAGAAAGGTATGAACTCTACTAAAGCGATCGGTATCATTATCGTTCTTGCAGTAGGTCTTTCATTCATCGGTAAATTCTTGCTTGGAATGGGCGCATAA
- a CDS encoding PTS sugar transporter subunit IIA: protein MSKSLILVSHGRFCEELKGSTEMIMGPQDNIHAVALLPEDGPEEFTAKFEAAIEGLDDFLVFADLLGGTPCNVVSRLIMEGRDIELYAGMNLPMVIEFINASLTGADADYKSRAAESIVRVNDLLAGFDDDEDE, encoded by the coding sequence ATGAGTAAATCATTAATTTTGGTGAGTCATGGTCGTTTCTGTGAAGAACTTAAAGGTAGCACAGAAATGATCATGGGTCCACAGGACAACATTCATGCGGTGGCTCTTCTTCCAGAAGATGGTCCAGAAGAATTTACTGCAAAATTTGAAGCTGCTATCGAAGGATTGGATGATTTCCTAGTCTTTGCGGACCTTCTCGGTGGAACACCATGTAACGTGGTGAGCCGTTTGATCATGGAAGGTCGCGACATTGAACTCTACGCAGGGATGAATCTTCCAATGGTGATTGAATTTATCAATGCGAGCCTTACAGGCGCAGATGCGGACTATAAGAGCCGTGCTGCAGAAAGCATTGTGAGAGTCAACGATCTGTTAGCGGGCTTTGATGATGACGAAGATGAATAA
- a CDS encoding SIS domain-containing protein — MLNYTKEELLELGAEITTREIYQQPDVWKEAFEAYQAKREEIAAFLQGIADKHDYIKVILTGAGTSAYVGDTLVPYFKEVYDERKWNFNAIATTDIVANPETYLKKDVATVLVSFARSGNSPESVATVDLAKALVDDLYQVTITCAADGKLALQAHGDERNLLLLQPAASNDAGFAMTSSFTSMMLTALLVFDPTEFAVKAERFEVVTSLARNVLDNAADVKELVDLDFNRVIYLGAGPFFGLSHEAQLKILELTAGQVATMYESPVGFRHGPKSLINEDTVVLVFGTTTDYTRKYDLDLVREVAGDHIARRVVLLSDQAFGLENVKEVALGCGGVLNDIYRVFPYIVYAQLFALLTSLKVENKPDTPSPTGTVNRVVQGVIIHEYQK, encoded by the coding sequence ATGCTAAATTACACAAAAGAAGAATTACTTGAACTGGGTGCAGAAATCACGACTCGTGAGATCTACCAACAGCCTGATGTATGGAAAGAGGCTTTTGAAGCCTATCAAGCAAAACGAGAAGAAATTGCAGCATTCCTACAAGGAATCGCTGATAAGCATGACTATATCAAGGTCATCTTGACGGGTGCTGGTACTTCTGCTTATGTGGGAGATACCTTGGTACCTTACTTTAAGGAAGTCTATGACGAACGCAAATGGAATTTCAATGCCATTGCGACAACTGATATTGTTGCCAATCCAGAAACTTATTTGAAAAAAGATGTGGCGACTGTCCTTGTATCCTTTGCTCGTAGTGGAAATTCGCCTGAAAGTGTGGCGACGGTTGATTTGGCCAAAGCCTTGGTTGATGACCTCTATCAAGTGACGATTACTTGTGCAGCAGATGGTAAATTGGCTCTTCAAGCTCATGGCGATGAGCGCAATCTTTTGCTCTTGCAACCAGCTGCTTCCAATGACGCTGGATTTGCCATGACTTCTAGCTTTACGTCCATGATGCTAACAGCTCTCTTGGTTTTTGATCCTACAGAATTTGCTGTGAAAGCTGAACGTTTTGAAGTTGTGACTAGCCTTGCCCGCAATGTTCTAGACAATGCAGCAGATGTCAAAGAGTTGGTTGACCTCGACTTTAACCGTGTTATCTACCTGGGTGCAGGTCCTTTCTTTGGACTTTCTCATGAAGCTCAGCTCAAGATTTTGGAATTAACAGCTGGTCAAGTGGCGACCATGTATGAAAGCCCAGTCGGCTTCCGTCACGGTCCAAAATCTCTTATCAACGAAGATACAGTTGTTTTGGTATTTGGTACAACGACAGACTACACTCGCAAGTACGACTTGGACTTGGTTCGTGAAGTGGCTGGTGATCACATCGCCCGTCGTGTTGTGCTCTTGAGTGATCAAGCCTTTGGTCTTGAAAATGTCAAAGAAGTAGCACTTGGTTGTGGCGGTGTCTTGAACGATATTTACCGTGTCTTCCCTTACATCGTTTATGCCCAACTCTTTGCCCTATTGACTTCACTCAAGGTAGAAAATAAACCAGATACACCATCTCCTACAGGTACCGTAAACCGTGTGGTACAAGGTGTGATCATTCATGAATATCAAAAATAA
- the lacD gene encoding tagatose-bisphosphate aldolase: MSKLQLSPNKVACLQKLSDENGIISALAFDQRGALKRLMAQYQTEEPTVAQMEELKVLVADELTKYASSMLLDPEYGLPATKALDANAGLLLAYEKTGYDTTSTKRLPDCLDVWSAKRIKEQGADAVKFLLYYDVDSSDELNQQKQAYIERIGSECVAEDIPFFLEILAYDEKIADAGSAEYAKVKPHKVIGAMKVFSDPRFNIDVLKVEVPVNVKYVEGFGDGEVVHTREEAAAFFKAQDEATNLPYIYLSAGVSAKLFQETLVFAHESGANFNGVLCGRATWAGSVEAYIKDGEAAAREWLRTTGFENIDELNKVLQTTATSWTERVEA; the protein is encoded by the coding sequence ATGAGTAAATTACAATTAAGTCCTAATAAAGTAGCTTGCTTGCAAAAACTCTCTGACGAGAACGGCATTATCTCAGCTCTTGCCTTTGACCAACGTGGTGCTTTGAAACGCCTCATGGCTCAATACCAAACAGAAGAGCCAACAGTAGCTCAAATGGAAGAACTCAAAGTCTTGGTAGCAGATGAATTGACAAAATACGCATCCTCTATGCTTCTTGACCCTGAGTATGGTCTCCCAGCTACAAAAGCGCTTGATGCCAATGCTGGTCTTCTTCTTGCTTATGAGAAAACTGGCTACGACACAACAAGCACCAAACGCTTGCCTGACTGCTTGGATGTTTGGTCTGCAAAACGCATTAAAGAACAAGGTGCAGATGCAGTCAAATTCTTGCTTTACTACGATGTAGACAGCTCTGACGAACTCAACCAACAAAAACAAGCCTACATCGAACGCATCGGTTCTGAGTGTGTGGCGGAAGACATTCCATTCTTCCTTGAAATCTTGGCTTACGATGAAAAAATCGCTGATGCAGGTTCTGCAGAATACGCAAAAGTGAAACCACACAAGGTTATCGGTGCCATGAAGGTCTTCTCAGACCCACGCTTTAACATTGATGTTTTGAAAGTGGAAGTTCCAGTCAATGTGAAATACGTTGAAGGCTTTGGTGATGGAGAAGTCGTGCATACACGCGAAGAAGCAGCAGCCTTCTTCAAAGCACAAGACGAAGCAACAAATCTTCCATACATCTACTTGAGTGCGGGTGTATCAGCTAAACTCTTCCAAGAAACGCTTGTCTTTGCCCACGAATCAGGCGCAAACTTCAACGGTGTTCTTTGCGGCCGTGCAACATGGGCTGGATCAGTTGAAGCTTACATCAAAGATGGTGAAGCAGCAGCTCGCGAATGGCTTCGCACAACTGGTTTTGAGAACATTGACGAACTCAACAAGGTTCTTCAAACAACAGCGACTTCATGGACTGAACGTGTAGAAGCATAA
- a CDS encoding aldose epimerase family protein gives MKAYTERVFGNHEGKDVLAYRFETDSGYQLEIMTYGATILRYVTPDKAGNFANVILGFDDFDSYVGNSPKHGASVGPVAGRIAGATFELNGQTYNLEVNNASNCNHSGSTGWDSSLFELTEVSDHGLTLYTERTDGTGGFPGNLKIWISYHLEETGAYEVSYKVTTDQDTLVNPTNHSYFNLSGDFTQTVDRHVFQLNTEGIYPIAPDGVPAKTPDATRDVVKHIYNGALLKDIFAEDDEQIQLVSGLDHPFALPAGHDNAGFLYDQNSGRFLLFKTEAPCFVVYTANFVDESVIIGGQPMVQHNGIALEAQALPDAIHSDLKDQVILKAGETFTSKTRYELVVK, from the coding sequence ATGAAAGCATACACAGAGCGTGTATTTGGAAATCATGAGGGTAAGGATGTCTTGGCCTATCGCTTTGAGACGGACAGTGGCTACCAACTAGAAATTATGACCTATGGTGCGACCATCTTACGCTATGTCACACCCGACAAGGCTGGAAATTTTGCTAATGTTATCCTAGGATTTGATGATTTTGATAGCTATGTAGGCAATAGTCCCAAGCATGGAGCAAGTGTAGGTCCTGTAGCGGGCCGTATTGCAGGTGCGACATTTGAGCTCAATGGCCAGACCTATAATCTTGAAGTCAACAATGCCAGCAACTGTAACCACAGTGGTTCAACAGGTTGGGATTCAAGCTTGTTTGAATTAACTGAGGTGAGCGACCATGGTTTGACCCTCTACACAGAGCGTACAGACGGGACAGGAGGATTTCCTGGTAATCTCAAGATATGGATCAGCTATCATTTGGAAGAAACTGGTGCCTACGAAGTCAGCTATAAGGTGACGACAGATCAGGATACGCTGGTCAATCCAACTAATCACAGCTACTTCAATTTGTCTGGTGATTTCACGCAGACAGTTGACCGTCATGTCTTCCAGCTAAATACGGAGGGCATTTACCCAATCGCTCCGGACGGTGTTCCGGCTAAGACTCCAGATGCTACTCGTGATGTGGTTAAACACATCTATAATGGTGCTTTGTTGAAGGACATCTTTGCAGAGGACGATGAGCAAATCCAGTTGGTATCTGGTTTGGATCACCCATTTGCTCTTCCTGCAGGTCATGACAATGCTGGTTTCCTTTATGACCAAAACTCAGGTCGTTTCCTGCTGTTCAAGACAGAGGCCCCTTGCTTTGTGGTCTACACAGCAAACTTTGTGGATGAGAGTGTCATCATTGGAGGCCAGCCAATGGTGCAACACAATGGGATTGCCCTTGAAGCGCAAGCTTTACCAGATGCCATTCACAGTGACCTCAAAGACCAAGTCATTCTCAAAGCAGGGGAAACTTTCACCAGCAAAACTCGCTACGAGCTTGTTGTAAAATAA
- a CDS encoding VOC family protein, with protein sequence MTYAYQSHIYLAEAVLNVKDLTSQTAFYHQIIGLEILSQTETEAILGLGRKALVHLIQAEKAGEVREHYGLYHLAILLPTRKALADVLKHLSDLRIPLVGGADHGYSEAIYLEDLEGNGIELYRDKPVSSWDIREDGRIIGVTEALAAQDIYELGEKVDPFILAEGTRMGHIHLSVKDSRSTSQFYQKVLGLEDKFSIPSASWIAAGQYHHHLAVNEWAGKGLAPREQGLPGLAYYVLEVESKEELLDIVKQAQELEAPIKWLNSSELDLVDQDGIVTRIRLAR encoded by the coding sequence ATGACTTATGCATACCAAAGCCATATTTACCTAGCGGAGGCTGTTTTAAATGTCAAGGATTTGACGAGTCAAACGGCTTTTTATCACCAGATTATTGGCTTGGAGATTTTATCTCAAACAGAGACAGAAGCGATTTTGGGACTTGGTCGAAAAGCCTTGGTTCACTTGATTCAGGCAGAAAAGGCTGGCGAAGTAAGGGAGCATTATGGGCTCTACCATCTGGCGATTTTGTTGCCAACACGAAAAGCCTTGGCAGATGTCTTGAAACACCTAAGTGATTTGCGGATTCCTCTGGTAGGGGGTGCAGATCATGGATACAGTGAGGCTATTTATCTAGAGGATTTGGAAGGAAATGGCATTGAACTCTACCGTGATAAGCCAGTGTCTTCATGGGATATTCGAGAAGATGGTCGCATTATCGGTGTGACCGAAGCCCTTGCGGCACAGGACATCTATGAGTTAGGAGAAAAGGTGGATCCCTTTATCCTAGCTGAAGGGACGAGAATGGGGCATATCCATCTATCGGTGAAGGATAGTCGTTCGACGAGCCAGTTTTATCAAAAGGTCTTAGGACTAGAGGATAAATTTAGCATTCCTAGTGCTAGTTGGATAGCGGCTGGTCAGTACCATCACCACCTGGCTGTCAACGAATGGGCTGGAAAAGGGCTAGCTCCGCGTGAGCAAGGCTTGCCAGGCTTGGCCTACTACGTCCTTGAGGTCGAAAGCAAGGAAGAACTCTTGGACATCGTTAAGCAAGCACAAGAGCTAGAAGCTCCGATCAAATGGCTAAATTCGAGTGAGTTGGATCTTGTAGACCAAGATGGGATTGTGACTCGCATTCGCTTGGCACGATGA
- a CDS encoding DUF3592 domain-containing protein, with protein sequence MNKEVIGLIVGTIVIFLSFVFVCGTFLFLYLRDQMLVRLAKSSVQGTVIGYSRFREGYPPIVEYTVDGIAYKKTLQYFMFKTVTTPWGPTKVSNDYTREDMLASSITRYSNSFVSFKRLMQTHFPLHSELTVWYDPDKPTRAYVERYSGMDKFYKWFGIGFGLALVLVYGIVILAFLSKI encoded by the coding sequence ATGAATAAAGAAGTGATTGGTTTGATAGTTGGGACCATCGTCATCTTCCTATCTTTTGTATTTGTGTGTGGGACCTTTCTTTTCCTCTATCTTCGGGATCAGATGTTGGTCCGCCTTGCCAAGTCATCCGTACAGGGAACGGTTATCGGCTATAGCCGTTTTCGTGAGGGGTATCCACCTATCGTCGAATACACGGTGGATGGGATTGCTTATAAGAAAACCTTGCAGTATTTTATGTTCAAAACGGTCACGACTCCGTGGGGTCCTACTAAAGTTTCAAATGATTATACAAGAGAAGATATGCTAGCGTCTTCGATCACTCGCTACAGCAACTCCTTTGTTTCCTTCAAACGATTGATGCAGACCCATTTCCCCCTTCATTCGGAGCTGACGGTCTGGTATGATCCAGACAAGCCGACCAGGGCCTATGTCGAACGTTACAGCGGCATGGACAAGTTTTACAAGTGGTTTGGTATCGGATTTGGGCTGGCTCTAGTCCTGGTCTATGGGATAGTGATCCTAGCCTTTTTGTCCAAGATATAA
- a CDS encoding metal-sensitive transcriptional regulator, producing the protein MTNLKYITRLKRSEGQLRGIQKMIEEDRDCADIVTQLTAVKSSVERVIEMIITENLTGCINQPLDDPEAQKERLEKAIRYLIKRK; encoded by the coding sequence ATGACAAACTTAAAGTATATAACACGCCTGAAGCGTTCAGAGGGTCAGTTGCGTGGGATTCAAAAGATGATTGAAGAAGATCGCGACTGCGCAGATATTGTTACGCAGTTGACAGCAGTGAAATCTAGCGTTGAGCGCGTGATTGAGATGATAATTACTGAAAATCTCACAGGCTGTATCAACCAACCACTAGACGACCCCGAGGCTCAAAAGGAACGCCTAGAAAAGGCCATCCGATACCTGATTAAACGGAAATAA
- a CDS encoding rhodanese-like domain-containing protein, which translates to METSISMADFYEKYLNENLNLIDVREEHEFQAGHAPGAKNLPLSTLEQGYKELKPDQEYHVICQGGVRSASACEFLSAQGITVINVEGGMNAWPGQVK; encoded by the coding sequence ATGGAAACGAGTATCAGCATGGCTGATTTTTATGAAAAATACCTAAATGAAAATCTAAACCTTATCGATGTACGTGAAGAGCACGAATTCCAAGCAGGACATGCACCAGGTGCCAAAAATCTGCCTTTAAGTACCTTGGAGCAAGGTTACAAAGAACTCAAACCTGACCAGGAATATCATGTCATCTGTCAAGGTGGAGTCCGTTCCGCATCTGCTTGTGAATTTCTAAGCGCCCAAGGCATCACCGTTATCAATGTAGAAGGTGGTATGAATGCTTGGCCCGGTCAAGTAAAATAA
- a CDS encoding rhodanese-like domain-containing protein: protein MFHLFTKIDSISTSELEAKLREPIQLLDVRTPMEFRRGHIKNAKNVPLSEIGSYAPATKEILYVICHSGVRSKLAAKKLKKKGYDVINVRGGMSAWTGKVI from the coding sequence ATGTTTCACTTATTTACAAAAATTGACAGTATTTCTACCAGCGAGTTAGAAGCTAAACTCAGAGAACCGATTCAGCTACTAGATGTTCGGACGCCTATGGAATTCCGTAGAGGTCATATCAAAAATGCCAAGAATGTCCCTCTATCCGAAATCGGATCTTATGCACCAGCGACAAAAGAAATACTCTATGTCATTTGTCATTCTGGTGTGCGAAGCAAACTAGCTGCGAAGAAGCTAAAGAAAAAAGGCTACGATGTCATCAATGTCCGAGGCGGTATGAGCGCTTGGACAGGTAAAGTCATCTAG